The window CCCTTCGGTGCTGTCGACGCTGGCATAGCCCACGGCGTCGTAGTTGAGCTGATCCGAGGGCGTCCAGGTCGTGGTGCCGATGGTGAAGGGATCGCCGATCACCACGGGATAATCGGCGGCGGGACCGTTCGTCGGCTCGACCTGTTCGGCCTGATGCTTGTCATGATCGCGCGCGAGCGCGGGAACGGCAAGCAAGGGCAAGGCGATCCCGCCGGTAGCGAGAGCGATCACGGTCGCCAGCGAGGCGGCGTGGTTAACGGGCAATTTCATCTGCAAGCAACCCCACGGAAAGCGCGTAGTAGTTCGAGCAGTTGTACTGGAGGATGACCCGATAATTACCGGTTAACAGCCAGGCCGGGGTTCCGGGGCCATCGGGCTGGAACAGCGTGGTCTGCACATTGCCCGCAATCGGGGCGAGTGCCTGCACGCCGAGCGCACGCCATTCCGATACCGTCTTCCACTGTGAATGGCGCGCATAGACCGAATTGCAACTCGCCGCGTTCAGCTTGGGCGCATAAGCGGCGGTGTTGAAGCCCGAGGGAATGGAGGCGCTGACGCCCCAAGGTTGTCCGGGGCGCCATCCGGCATCGCGGAAATAGTTGGCGATCGAGGCAATCGCGTCGGCAGCACTGAACAGGTTGGCATCGCCATTGCCGTCGCCGTCCACGGCAAGACGCAGGTAGACGCTGGGGAGGAATTGCGGATAGCCGAACGCCCCTGCCCAGCTGCCCTTGAGGCTCGACGGCGGCACACCCCGGTCGACCATCTTGAGCAGCGCGATCAGTTCGCCCTCGAACAGCGCACGGCGGCGCCCTTCCCAGGCCAGCGTCGCGAGCGAGCGGTTGAGGTCGAAATCGCCGGTATAGCTGCCGAAATTCGTCTCATGCCCCCAGATCGCGAACAGCACCGGGGCAGGAACGCCATAGCGCTGTTCGATACCCGGCAGGATACCCGCCATGCGCGCATAGTTGGCCTTGCCGCGCTGGACAATCCCTGCGCCAAGGTGCTTGGCGAGGTAGCCCGACATCGCAGGCGGTGCGCTCTGGCGACTGGGCTGCTGCGTATCGAGCGCGATCACCTTGTCGTTGGGCGTGAGGCCCGTCAGCATGCGCGAAATTGTCGCCTCGCTCACGCCTTCGCGGCGGGCGCGGGCTGCCACGGTGGAGATATAACTGTCGAACGACTGGCCGCCCGGTTGGGCCTGCAATGCCGATCCCGGCACTGCCAGCAGTGCAGCGGCCAGCGCCGCCATGCCAAAGCCACGCCGACGGGTTGCGGCAGAAAAACGGGTCGAAAGTCGGTTCGCCAAAGTCATCGCCACACAACCTTGCACAATCGGGAGCCCAAGGAAATGCAAAGCCCTGCTTCGTCGTGGAAAGCCATCGCAAGCATCGCGCGTTCCGTCTTCGCGCTCACGGCGTGAGAACGCCTCTTGCACCGCGCCCGCTTTGCGCTATGCGCAATCCCCAACGGACAGGTGGCCGAGTGGTTTAAGGCAGCGGTCTTGAAAACCGCCGTGGGTGCAAGCTCACCGTGGGTTCGAATCCCACCCTGTCCGCCATTTCCTAAGAGCCGGCCCTTGATGGCAGTCGTTGCGAACAGCTCCGCCGATGCCCCTATCGGCGTGTGGCTGCGATGGCCGCTGTCTTATGGCACGCAACACGCGTTCAAGCGGCAGCTTAAGCCAAGTCGTGGGTCATCCGTCGCTCCCGCACGTCTTGTCCGACATGAAGGGACGAGACGTGCCTCATTTCCGACAGCTGTGCTTTAACCACCCGTCCCGATCTGCTTTTGAGTAGAGTTATCGCCTCTAGTCCGTTGCCTTGATTGGCTTTTCGGTTCTGTGGCGACCGCTTTATCCTTAATGAAAAGTAACGGGGGGATAACCTCAGATGAAAACCGATTTCGACCTTCCCAGCCTTGCGGGCGTGCTGCCCGACAGACCGATCGGAGTGCGCAATCCCGGCCTCGCCGACCGCTATCGCATGGTCTTCATCGCGATCATCATGGGCATTGTGGCCATCGGAACGGCGATTGTCGTGTGGCCGGGGCTCTATCGCGACTTCCAGATCAAGCTCGATCCGGTGGAAGTGACCGACGCTTCGCTCGCCAGCAGCGAATGTCGGTCCAAGCGCATGACGGTGAACTGCAAGGCGGGCATTGCCTATACCGCGCCTGACGGTACGACCGCGATCAAGGACGTCGATTTCTCGTTCATCTATATCGGTGGCGGTGACTACGAGACCACTGTCGTCGCCCAGCGCGGACACCCTGAAAACATGACGCTTTCGCTTGCCATCGACGAGTTCTGGAACCGCGCGCTCGGCTCGCTGGCGATCGTCGTACTGCTGGGCGTGGTCTCGGTACTGCTGATCCGCCGCCACTTCCACATGGCCGCGACTTACAAGGGCATCAAGGGCGCGGCAAAGCTGGAGCCGGTCTGGGCGCGTGTCACCCATCGCATGAAGAAGCGGGGCAAGGATCGCATTACCTATGCGCCTGTCACCGGTCGCAAGACGCGCCTTTCGGTCGTCTCGCTGTTCCGCAAGACCGAGACGCCGTGGATGCATTTCGTGCCGATGTACAACGAGACTTTCGTGCTTGCCGTGCGCCACCCCGATGCGCCGTTGCCGATCATGCTCGACGAGGCCTTCGATCGCCTCGACCTGACGGCAGAGGAAGTGCAGGCCGCCCGCGCCGCGCGCGATGCGATGTTCCCCGAGAGCTGATCGCCCCTTTTCACGGGACGGTAATGCAAAAGAGCCGGGGGACCTCGCTGGTTCCCCGGCTCTTTTTTGTGCGACCTTCAGGCTCGATCAGAACTTGAAGCGGGCGCCGAACTCGAAAGTACGGTCGTAAGTGCGGGTATCACGCGGTGTCACACTGGTCTCACCGGTAGATCCCGTACCGACGAAGTAGTCGTGATAGGTACGGTCGGTGATGTTCGTGGCGTTGAAGGTCAGCGTCACGTTTTGCGTCAGATCGTAGCTTGCCGAGAAGTCGAGCTGCCCGGTCGGCTTGACCATGATCGTGTTGCCCTGCACGCCGCCCGAATTGTAGCTGTCGACATAGCTCGAACGCCAGTTGTACGCGAGGCGAGC of the Novosphingobium sp. 9 genome contains:
- a CDS encoding lytic transglycosylase domain-containing protein; protein product: MAALAAALLAVPGSALQAQPGGQSFDSYISTVAARARREGVSEATISRMLTGLTPNDKVIALDTQQPSRQSAPPAMSGYLAKHLGAGIVQRGKANYARMAGILPGIEQRYGVPAPVLFAIWGHETNFGSYTGDFDLNRSLATLAWEGRRRALFEGELIALLKMVDRGVPPSSLKGSWAGAFGYPQFLPSVYLRLAVDGDGNGDANLFSAADAIASIANYFRDAGWRPGQPWGVSASIPSGFNTAAYAPKLNAASCNSVYARHSQWKTVSEWRALGVQALAPIAGNVQTTLFQPDGPGTPAWLLTGNYRVILQYNCSNYYALSVGLLADEIAR